One genomic window of Kosmotoga olearia TBF 19.5.1 includes the following:
- a CDS encoding M20/M25/M40 family metallo-hydrolase yields MDILEKLVNTATGPDVSTEEKLKRTAFLLDILVDFGFKVRSGNGCHVAVRGNPPYLTLIGHLDTVFPEGEEKKRPFSIVGDKAYGPGVADMKGGIAVMFQALKDIDRDNIAIILNVDEEIGSPESEIVFSEFAKKTSYCLSFEPAFPDGKLVASRKGVGALLIKTHGKKGHAARIQEGANAVVELSTKIHKIWELNRNFVDLTVNPTIIKGGIKSNVTPDYAECYCNVRYYAMNEVEKFEKEIARISKETVINGCTTEFEYKQYRKPMKECPELVEIVRKEGFKVTRSSGSGDAAFFNRAIDGLGLPGGNLHSEEEYAIISEFDKKVKLAKKLITSI; encoded by the coding sequence ATGGATATTCTCGAAAAGCTTGTCAACACAGCTACCGGTCCTGATGTATCCACCGAAGAAAAGCTCAAGAGAACAGCCTTTCTTCTTGATATTCTGGTGGATTTTGGGTTCAAAGTGCGCAGCGGCAACGGGTGTCACGTTGCCGTACGTGGCAATCCTCCTTACCTAACCCTCATCGGCCATCTGGACACAGTTTTCCCGGAAGGTGAAGAGAAGAAAAGACCGTTCAGTATTGTTGGTGATAAAGCGTACGGTCCCGGTGTTGCGGACATGAAGGGCGGTATTGCGGTAATGTTTCAGGCACTCAAGGACATTGACCGGGACAACATAGCAATAATACTAAACGTTGATGAAGAGATAGGTTCACCAGAAAGTGAGATTGTTTTCAGTGAATTTGCCAAGAAAACCTCTTACTGCCTTTCATTTGAACCCGCTTTTCCAGATGGAAAACTTGTCGCCTCCAGAAAAGGGGTTGGTGCGCTCTTAATCAAAACTCACGGAAAAAAGGGACACGCTGCGAGGATACAGGAAGGCGCGAACGCTGTGGTGGAACTCTCAACCAAAATCCATAAAATCTGGGAATTGAACAGAAATTTTGTGGATTTAACTGTGAATCCAACGATTATCAAAGGTGGTATCAAAAGCAATGTAACTCCAGATTACGCGGAATGCTATTGCAACGTCAGATATTACGCGATGAATGAGGTAGAGAAATTCGAAAAAGAAATCGCCAGAATCTCTAAAGAAACCGTTATTAATGGTTGCACTACGGAATTCGAGTACAAGCAATATAGAAAACCCATGAAAGAATGCCCTGAACTCGTTGAAATCGTTAGAAAGGAAGGGTTTAAGGTCACACGATCATCTGGAAGCGGTGATGCGGCATTCTTCAACAGAGCAATCGACGGACTCGGTCTTCCAGGAGGCAATCTTCACTCTGAGGAAGAATACGCTATCATCTCAGAATTTGATAAAAAGGTCAAACTCGCAAAAAAACTAATTACCTCAATTTAA
- a CDS encoding prepilin-type N-terminal cleavage/methylation domain-containing protein: MKKSIGKKGFTLTETLVALILSTIIITTATLITGMILKNANVINASIELEENIINFQTSLRYIVSRHWTGLASITETSDTIYLNIAVPYAGDESSETHYATLTAFISHDADTKQLIFYFPNSDGNLTSKVIAEDIVDFSVYPHNQWLFYKVTFEYKNLSKTIEGAVKYF; encoded by the coding sequence ATGAAGAAATCTATTGGGAAGAAGGGATTCACTTTAACAGAAACGCTCGTAGCCTTGATTTTATCAACAATTATTATAACGACAGCGACATTGATCACCGGAATGATACTTAAGAATGCCAACGTAATAAATGCATCGATAGAGCTGGAAGAGAATATCATTAATTTTCAAACATCTTTGCGTTATATCGTGTCCCGTCACTGGACGGGTTTGGCGTCCATCACTGAAACTTCTGACACCATATACCTGAACATTGCTGTTCCATATGCAGGGGATGAGTCTTCTGAAACCCATTATGCTACGCTCACCGCTTTCATATCTCATGATGCTGACACGAAGCAGTTGATCTTTTATTTTCCGAATTCTGATGGTAATTTGACATCCAAAGTTATAGCTGAAGACATTGTGGACTTTTCAGTTTACCCTCACAATCAGTGGCTCTTTTATAAAGTAACCTTTGAGTATAAGAACCTTTCTAAGACGATAGAAGGGGCGGTGAAGTATTTTTGA
- the nagA gene encoding N-acetylglucosamine-6-phosphate deacetylase: MLIERVLIVDPVDGEYTGSVQFGEKIERIMKKETDYDYILMPGFIDPHTHGLVGIDTMEASKAAYEKWINENFSRGVTHFLPTTVSASKEDILHILKRFKGVRKSIGGLHLEGPFISIEKKGAQNPEHIRKPSLEELKEIITDSVRLITMAPEVEGFYEVLPYLTERDVRVSIGHSNAVFEDMAKAFQNNVRRITHFPNGLRALHHRELGVVGGALYLDFTIELIVDGVHSSPEFVDFTYRIKGADKIILITDSISATGLKDGSYTLGGLDVKVVGGKATLADGTLAGSTLTFDNAVKNFHRFTHCTLKELAMVSSYNAARDLGIDDEGRIKEGYRANFVLLDKELNVVKTVFEGNVVYEK, from the coding sequence ATGTTAATCGAGCGAGTGCTGATCGTTGACCCCGTAGACGGAGAATACACCGGGAGCGTGCAATTCGGAGAAAAGATAGAACGAATAATGAAAAAAGAAACGGATTACGATTATATACTCATGCCAGGCTTTATAGATCCTCACACGCACGGTCTCGTTGGAATAGACACGATGGAAGCCTCAAAAGCAGCCTATGAAAAATGGATAAACGAAAACTTTTCTCGGGGAGTAACCCACTTTTTGCCAACAACTGTCTCAGCATCAAAAGAGGATATTTTGCATATTTTAAAAAGATTCAAAGGTGTCAGGAAATCAATAGGCGGGCTTCATCTTGAAGGCCCTTTTATAAGTATAGAGAAAAAAGGTGCACAGAATCCCGAACATATCAGAAAACCATCACTTGAAGAGCTAAAAGAAATAATAACTGACAGCGTGCGGCTGATCACAATGGCACCGGAAGTGGAAGGTTTTTATGAGGTTTTACCGTATCTGACTGAACGTGACGTAAGGGTGAGTATTGGCCACTCAAACGCTGTATTTGAAGACATGGCAAAGGCGTTCCAGAACAATGTTAGGAGAATAACCCATTTCCCTAACGGTTTGAGAGCTCTCCATCACAGGGAATTAGGAGTTGTTGGCGGAGCGCTATATCTGGATTTTACAATAGAGCTTATTGTGGACGGTGTTCACTCTTCACCGGAATTCGTTGATTTCACGTATCGAATAAAAGGGGCAGACAAGATCATACTGATAACAGATTCAATATCTGCCACGGGGTTGAAAGATGGAAGTTACACGCTGGGTGGTCTTGATGTGAAAGTAGTTGGCGGTAAAGCGACCCTCGCTGATGGAACCCTCGCTGGTAGTACACTCACTTTTGACAATGCGGTAAAGAACTTTCACCGTTTTACACACTGTACGCTGAAAGAACTCGCAATGGTTTCTTCTTACAATGCAGCGCGTGATCTTGGAATAGACGATGAAGGCCGGATTAAAGAGGGGTACAGAGCAAATTTTGTTCTCCTCGATAAAGAGTTGAATGTTGTAAAGACGGTCTTTGAAGGGAATGTGGTTTACGAGAAGTGA
- a CDS encoding IS701-like element ISKol8 family transposase, whose translation MPTTNIPQLLNSMCEEISFPRSEHKTLLLDYTRGLAISHFKSLSSIGRKMGHSQSSFSRMLSNTMVTTEELTGSRLNFIQNFLSNNGLEPKYIILDETVIERYGSKIENLGKYYSSTAEKVINSISLISSVLYVKNGLFFPLVTRERTKGDFTGQLISILEYSKLENNIVLVDGAIMCGRIFAKVVNSASTIIGRLRTNLKVVIDGKSFLLSKLKKKTKGVTSFIARVPSYQAKVKIVIDNSADETRIILCSDTNMTEYEILNHYSKRETVEEYFKQAKGLLGLKTQVYSQRSTEKHTELVALYFTAMMIARYYLNVKDRIGFREFIERQIEQYHLEKALFSLFALFVRDPESFFCFLSGFI comes from the coding sequence ATGCCCACAACTAATATACCACAACTTCTAAATTCTATGTGTGAAGAGATTTCTTTTCCCAGGTCTGAGCACAAAACACTGCTGCTCGATTACACCAGAGGCCTTGCCATATCTCATTTCAAAAGCCTCAGTTCAATCGGTAGGAAAATGGGGCATTCTCAGTCATCTTTCTCACGAATGCTTTCAAACACCATGGTTACCACTGAAGAGCTCACAGGCAGCAGATTGAATTTCATCCAAAACTTTCTTTCTAACAATGGTCTTGAACCCAAATACATCATATTGGATGAGACCGTTATTGAGAGGTATGGCTCAAAGATAGAGAACCTTGGCAAGTATTACTCTTCCACAGCAGAGAAGGTAATAAACAGTATCTCGCTTATCTCATCTGTACTATATGTAAAGAACGGACTGTTTTTTCCCCTGGTTACAAGAGAAAGAACAAAGGGTGATTTCACAGGGCAACTCATCTCCATTCTTGAGTACTCGAAGCTTGAAAACAACATTGTCCTTGTAGATGGAGCCATTATGTGCGGCAGGATATTTGCAAAGGTTGTCAATTCTGCTTCGACTATAATCGGCAGGCTGAGAACCAATCTCAAGGTTGTGATTGACGGAAAAAGCTTCTTGCTTTCAAAGCTCAAGAAAAAAACTAAGGGAGTCACATCATTTATTGCGAGAGTTCCGAGCTACCAAGCAAAGGTAAAGATAGTCATTGACAACAGTGCTGACGAAACGAGAATCATTCTTTGCAGCGACACGAACATGACAGAGTATGAGATACTCAATCATTACAGCAAAAGAGAGACTGTGGAAGAATACTTCAAGCAGGCAAAAGGTCTATTGGGGCTGAAAACACAGGTTTACTCACAGCGTTCCACTGAAAAACACACGGAGCTTGTAGCTCTCTACTTCACAGCGATGATGATAGCGAGATACTATTTGAATGTCAAAGACCGGATAGGATTCAGAGAATTCATTGAACGGCAGATAGAACAGTACCATCTGGAAAAAGCTTTATTTTCCCTATTTGCTTTATTTGTTCGTGATCCCGAATCGTTCTTTTGTTTTCTCTCTGGGTTTATCTAG
- a CDS encoding SagB/ThcOx family dehydrogenase has protein sequence MVSCRLWVVHEKLSLTERTRNDADIVDLTLPDKFTVGDVPLREVITKRRSRRKFAKKPLTLEELSFLLWSTQGVKEVFDNKVTLRTVPSAGARHPFETYLAIHDVEGIKPGLYRYLALEHKLLFLKEVDELPRKLIEASLGQRFVGECAVTFIWTVIPYRTEWRYAQASHKVIAIDIGHVCQNLYLAAEAIGAGTCAVAAYDQSKMDSLIGVDGEEEFVIYMAPVGKLE, from the coding sequence ATGGTAAGTTGTAGGTTGTGGGTTGTGCATGAAAAGCTGTCGCTAACCGAAAGAACGAGAAATGACGCCGATATTGTAGATCTCACTTTACCGGACAAATTCACTGTGGGGGATGTCCCTCTCAGAGAAGTGATTACGAAAAGAAGGAGCAGAAGGAAGTTTGCAAAAAAGCCCCTTACGCTTGAAGAGCTTTCGTTTCTTCTCTGGAGTACCCAGGGAGTAAAAGAAGTGTTCGATAACAAAGTTACACTCAGAACAGTGCCTTCAGCTGGCGCCAGACACCCCTTTGAAACATACCTCGCAATTCATGATGTTGAAGGTATAAAGCCAGGACTTTACAGATATCTGGCACTCGAACACAAGCTTTTATTCTTAAAAGAGGTAGATGAACTTCCTCGAAAATTAATAGAAGCTTCCTTGGGACAGCGTTTTGTAGGAGAATGTGCGGTTACCTTTATTTGGACGGTCATACCTTACAGAACCGAATGGCGGTATGCGCAGGCTTCTCATAAGGTAATAGCAATAGATATCGGGCATGTGTGTCAGAACCTCTATCTTGCAGCTGAAGCCATAGGGGCTGGGACTTGTGCTGTTGCAGCGTATGATCAGAGTAAAATGGATAGTCTGATAGGAGTGGATGGTGAGGAGGAATTCGTTATTTACATGGCTCCAGTAGGAAAATTGGAATAA
- a CDS encoding DeoR/GlpR family DNA-binding transcription regulator: MTVIERREKILQILKAQKKIDIKFLAKMIDVSEVTVRRDIRILEREGKLLRSRGVIILPDVSEYELSFMEREKENVDLKRKIAREAINFVKEGMVVGFDASTTALQIAKLVIEKGINITLVTTSLPIFRLVTYSNRANVILIGGEYDMKNLSFVGPITIRNLDMFCFNLCFIGASTIIPERGFFTPDSRGAEVIRHFALNSSKVIGVTDSSKFKKSAQYLSVDIKQIDVVITDDKFNGEYLKRFPSSVKVIMAK, from the coding sequence TTGACAGTTATTGAGAGAAGGGAAAAAATTCTCCAGATTCTGAAAGCCCAAAAGAAAATAGACATTAAGTTTCTTGCAAAAATGATCGATGTTTCAGAAGTTACCGTAAGAAGGGATATAAGAATTCTTGAGAGAGAAGGAAAACTGCTGCGCAGTCGAGGAGTAATCATACTACCTGACGTCTCAGAATACGAGTTGTCCTTTATGGAAAGAGAAAAAGAGAACGTTGATTTGAAAAGAAAAATAGCCAGAGAAGCGATTAACTTCGTGAAAGAGGGAATGGTGGTAGGATTCGATGCAAGCACTACGGCTTTACAGATCGCGAAACTGGTAATAGAAAAGGGAATAAATATTACACTGGTTACCACCAGCTTGCCAATCTTTCGTTTGGTTACGTACTCTAACAGAGCGAACGTCATACTTATCGGCGGGGAATATGACATGAAAAATCTATCTTTCGTTGGTCCTATTACCATTAGAAACCTTGATATGTTCTGCTTTAACCTTTGCTTCATTGGTGCAAGTACCATAATTCCCGAGCGAGGGTTTTTCACACCGGATTCCAGAGGTGCGGAAGTAATAAGACATTTTGCATTGAACAGTTCAAAAGTAATAGGCGTAACGGATAGTTCGAAATTTAAAAAAAGCGCTCAATACCTGTCGGTAGACATTAAGCAAATAGATGTTGTGATAACCGATGACAAATTCAATGGGGAATACTTAAAAAGATTTCCATCCAGTGTGAAGGTCATTATGGCTAAATAA
- a CDS encoding type II secretion system protein has protein sequence MRKGYTLVELIVVLVILGIFVSAGFPLLVHYKKLSSESILTVNFHVAEKIVEDFLRNSPSAGAESKSLLNQIFEDSGLNNILVRDLTVRNIEGLEENIVDFTVTLEDISTGREESFHVVRYSLSK, from the coding sequence TTGAGAAAGGGATACACACTTGTTGAACTTATTGTTGTATTGGTGATACTTGGGATTTTTGTTTCGGCTGGATTCCCGTTACTTGTGCACTATAAAAAGCTGTCCAGCGAGAGTATTCTTACTGTAAATTTTCATGTGGCCGAAAAAATCGTAGAAGATTTTTTGAGGAATTCACCATCAGCGGGGGCTGAAAGCAAAAGTTTACTCAATCAGATTTTTGAAGATTCCGGATTGAATAATATTCTGGTGAGAGATTTAACTGTTAGAAATATTGAAGGACTCGAAGAAAATATTGTGGATTTTACGGTCACGCTTGAGGATATAAGCACGGGAAGGGAGGAGTCCTTCCATGTTGTCAGATACTCGTTGTCAAAATAA
- a CDS encoding GNAT family N-acetyltransferase, with amino-acid sequence MEGPRGLRKGEIDSAVELADKVLASGEKRMQKVYPLLLSEDNAENLRVFVDKGKVVSLVGMLPRELNIYGHKVYVGLIGSVSTDPEYRGKGFATKLLHDVELKALKDGIALFYISGGRNLYKRFGAVNAGVFYTTTISGKKENPEVRKATVKDIAKICEIHSRKPVKFVRYFDDFLKVFQTGHAVDKEAEYFIFKDSYAIFVERDGQPRMVEYGGDEQDVLEIVKHVLSKSDHYEALIHFPGFSAFKNIVPEKKRRGFFGTVKVLSNEMFFDQIKGYFLERLPKRRVEKLKEQLSCMDTPSLTKFLFGSIEGDPEIPADLEGVLPIPIPDYGADFI; translated from the coding sequence TTGGAGGGGCCAAGAGGACTTAGAAAGGGAGAAATTGATTCTGCTGTTGAACTTGCTGACAAAGTCCTTGCAAGTGGTGAAAAAAGGATGCAGAAGGTGTACCCTTTACTTCTTTCTGAAGATAATGCTGAAAATCTAAGGGTATTTGTGGATAAAGGGAAGGTTGTGTCACTCGTTGGCATGTTGCCGCGTGAATTGAATATCTACGGTCATAAGGTTTATGTTGGACTCATCGGCTCTGTTAGTACAGATCCAGAGTATAGGGGGAAGGGATTCGCTACAAAACTTTTGCATGATGTTGAATTAAAAGCTTTGAAAGACGGGATTGCTTTGTTCTATATATCCGGTGGAAGAAACCTCTACAAACGTTTTGGTGCAGTAAATGCTGGTGTTTTTTACACCACCACAATCTCTGGAAAAAAAGAAAATCCTGAGGTCAGAAAAGCAACCGTCAAGGATATCGCTAAAATTTGTGAGATTCATTCGAGAAAACCCGTGAAATTCGTAAGATATTTCGATGATTTTCTGAAGGTCTTTCAGACCGGTCATGCTGTCGATAAAGAGGCTGAGTACTTCATTTTCAAGGATTCCTACGCCATCTTTGTAGAACGGGACGGTCAGCCAAGGATGGTGGAATACGGTGGAGACGAACAAGATGTCCTGGAAATTGTAAAGCACGTTTTGAGCAAGAGTGATCACTATGAAGCTCTCATTCATTTTCCGGGTTTTTCTGCGTTTAAGAACATTGTGCCTGAGAAAAAGAGAAGAGGGTTCTTTGGAACTGTTAAAGTCCTGTCGAATGAAATGTTTTTTGATCAAATAAAAGGCTATTTCCTGGAAAGATTACCAAAAAGAAGAGTTGAAAAACTAAAAGAACAACTCTCCTGCATGGATACCCCTTCTCTTACAAAATTTCTTTTTGGTTCAATCGAAGGAGATCCTGAAATACCAGCAGATCTCGAAGGTGTTTTGCCTATACCTATTCCAGATTATGGAGCAGATTTTATTTGA
- a CDS encoding tagatose 1,6-diphosphate aldolase — protein MNLTVGKFRGYTRISNEFGQFNMLALDQRNSLQKSIKEIKGDWNSEDLANIKKMILKTLSFYASAVLIDGEYGFPENIKYVAPQTGIILSVEKSGYVTDESNFQDRHSVLYREDAVKLAKKHGLDAVKLLIYWSDYASDNTKNYQKELVESVGKQCREEDILFILEILTYNRGEREKNETILNAVRIFKDDSFGVDLFKIEAFSQDPEISKETVFEATGGKPWVILSGGMDLDKFKGIVKWNMTLGASGYLCGRVVWKGAVKYVEDLAKMEAHLENIGKYNINVLKLNSLEALPFYNAPYFGGMENIDLV, from the coding sequence ATGAATCTTACGGTAGGAAAGTTCAGAGGTTATACCAGGATTTCCAATGAGTTTGGACAATTCAATATGCTTGCACTTGATCAAAGAAATAGCTTACAGAAATCGATAAAGGAAATTAAGGGTGATTGGAATTCAGAGGATCTCGCGAATATCAAAAAAATGATACTGAAGACCCTGTCTTTTTATGCATCGGCGGTTTTGATAGATGGAGAATACGGTTTTCCTGAAAACATAAAATACGTTGCTCCTCAAACAGGAATTATTTTATCCGTTGAAAAAAGTGGCTATGTTACTGACGAAAGCAACTTCCAAGACAGGCACTCGGTACTTTACAGAGAGGATGCAGTTAAACTTGCTAAAAAACACGGACTTGATGCGGTAAAACTGTTGATCTACTGGTCTGATTATGCTTCCGATAATACGAAAAACTACCAGAAAGAACTTGTTGAATCAGTTGGAAAGCAATGTAGGGAAGAGGATATTCTTTTTATACTGGAGATCCTCACCTACAATCGCGGTGAACGCGAGAAAAACGAAACCATATTAAACGCCGTAAGAATTTTCAAAGATGATTCCTTTGGCGTTGATTTGTTCAAGATAGAAGCCTTCTCTCAGGATCCAGAGATTTCAAAAGAAACTGTTTTTGAAGCGACCGGGGGCAAACCATGGGTCATTCTGAGTGGCGGAATGGATTTAGACAAATTCAAAGGTATAGTTAAGTGGAACATGACTCTAGGGGCCTCTGGCTACCTTTGTGGACGCGTTGTCTGGAAAGGGGCTGTTAAATACGTTGAAGACCTGGCAAAGATGGAAGCTCATTTAGAAAATATAGGTAAGTACAATATAAACGTTTTGAAGCTAAACTCTCTGGAGGCTTTACCTTTTTATAATGCACCTTATTTTGGTGGTATGGAAAATATAGATCTCGTTTGA
- a CDS encoding HD domain-containing phosphohydrolase — protein sequence MGSFIKHNRIFLLTIVILSVLFWVVIHFGGERIYEIEAQWRHESIVSQLLTTEEVIRVLFRNFERDLLLLKNIPNTKNFVNSNFESISHKNTIKEIFYELAKASKWYYQIRIIDSSGQEIVRVNHNPDGTTIIVPDSRLQNKEDRYYFQEAMKMDENQIYVSPIDLNIEKGKIEIPYTPVIRLATPLFNSEGRKMGIVILNVRFSEVLELLYKNMFIQTEDGYLISLNPDKSVNFRKSNYNFPNDSGHIELSDIETLHYSTVEFLPGNRLIIAAYHKHPTLKAALQNLTLTSTLVFILFLTLMLVVIYLNLSKSKDLIGAQKAIMSSLATLAERRDTETGRHLKRTREYAAILAKQLRKNKKYRKIITNEFIENLYDTTPLHDIGKVGIRDSILLKEGKLTEQEYEEMKKHTLIGKQILQDAIDKYQLKGSFITMARNICAYHHEKYNGEGYPEGLKGEEIPLEARIFALCDAYDAIRSKRPYKDALPHEEALRRIKADRGKHFDPDIVDAFLECEKEFERVSNIYSTTAENTHSL from the coding sequence GTGGGAAGTTTTATAAAACATAACAGGATATTTCTGTTGACTATTGTGATTCTTTCTGTTCTCTTTTGGGTGGTTATACATTTTGGTGGCGAAAGAATATACGAAATCGAAGCGCAATGGCGGCATGAAAGTATTGTTTCTCAATTACTTACTACCGAAGAGGTCATCAGGGTACTATTCCGTAATTTCGAACGAGATTTGCTCTTACTAAAAAACATTCCGAACACCAAAAACTTCGTGAACAGTAATTTTGAATCTATTAGCCACAAAAACACAATTAAAGAAATATTCTATGAACTTGCCAAAGCCTCCAAGTGGTATTATCAAATAAGAATTATCGATTCTTCAGGCCAGGAAATAGTTAGAGTCAATCACAACCCGGATGGTACTACGATAATTGTTCCCGATTCACGACTGCAAAATAAAGAGGACCGTTACTATTTTCAAGAAGCCATGAAAATGGATGAAAACCAGATCTACGTTTCTCCGATAGATTTGAACATTGAAAAAGGAAAGATAGAAATACCCTACACTCCGGTAATAAGGCTGGCAACCCCTTTGTTTAATTCTGAAGGCAGAAAAATGGGGATTGTGATTCTAAATGTACGCTTTTCAGAAGTTCTTGAACTGTTATATAAAAATATGTTTATTCAGACGGAAGACGGATACTTAATATCGTTAAATCCAGACAAATCAGTTAATTTCCGTAAATCCAATTACAACTTCCCCAATGATTCTGGTCATATAGAGCTTTCAGATATAGAAACCTTACATTATTCAACTGTTGAATTTCTTCCTGGCAATCGCTTGATCATTGCAGCATATCACAAACATCCAACATTGAAAGCGGCACTCCAAAACCTGACTTTGACGTCAACACTGGTGTTCATCTTATTTCTCACACTCATGCTGGTAGTTATTTATTTAAATTTATCGAAATCAAAAGATCTGATAGGTGCACAAAAAGCTATCATGTCTTCTCTTGCCACGCTTGCTGAACGAAGAGATACCGAAACAGGGCGCCATTTAAAAAGAACGAGAGAGTACGCAGCGATACTGGCAAAACAACTGCGCAAAAACAAGAAATACCGGAAAATCATCACAAATGAATTCATTGAGAACCTTTACGATACCACCCCTTTGCACGACATAGGGAAGGTAGGGATACGGGATTCTATCCTGTTGAAGGAAGGAAAATTAACAGAACAGGAATATGAAGAGATGAAAAAACACACTTTAATAGGAAAACAGATACTTCAGGATGCTATCGATAAGTATCAACTGAAAGGCTCGTTTATTACTATGGCAAGAAACATCTGTGCGTATCACCATGAAAAGTACAACGGTGAGGGATATCCGGAAGGCTTGAAAGGAGAAGAAATTCCCCTGGAAGCTAGAATTTTCGCCCTGTGCGATGCCTACGATGCAATCAGGTCGAAAAGGCCCTACAAAGATGCGCTGCCGCACGAGGAAGCTCTCAGAAGAATAAAGGCAGATAGAGGTAAACACTTTGACCCCGATATTGTCGATGCTTTCCTGGAATGCGAAAAAGAGTTTGAAAGGGTAAGCAACATTTATAGTACAACCGCTGAAAATACCCATTCCCTTTAG
- a CDS encoding SIS domain-containing protein: protein MTTVEKEIREQITDLPNILSFMKDFVKTGKLPDFLFDADLVYFVGCGSSHYNGIAASRYFIQKTGIEARALPGGEIFFAKNQNIGSNTMKRAAVLISRSGESTEVLLAGKVFKQLGIPTLGITTVNNSSLVKIVDRSIVLPLDEVSIVMTKSFSAILLALQLLVDYYSNGNFEYYDELVRLIPDIIEKSFEMIENDQLCSYKRFIFLGIGSFEGIAREGALKLEEMSLSTTKAFSTYEFRHGPKSMADEETLVTIFGDITTEERKLADELRSYGSKIIYVGSGEPDIYTGGEMGLFLSPIFSQILGLKIAEAKGLNVEAPRNLTKVVRFVHNA, encoded by the coding sequence GTGACAACTGTCGAGAAAGAAATACGCGAGCAGATAACCGATCTTCCAAATATACTCAGTTTTATGAAAGATTTTGTCAAAACAGGGAAATTACCGGATTTTCTGTTTGATGCAGACCTGGTCTATTTTGTCGGATGTGGAAGTTCCCATTACAATGGTATAGCTGCATCTCGTTATTTTATCCAAAAAACAGGAATAGAAGCCAGAGCACTGCCGGGCGGTGAAATCTTCTTTGCAAAAAATCAAAATATAGGCAGTAACACAATGAAGAGAGCAGCTGTGCTTATTTCTAGATCTGGAGAATCAACAGAAGTTCTGCTTGCCGGGAAGGTTTTCAAGCAACTTGGAATACCGACGCTGGGAATAACAACGGTAAATAACAGTTCTCTTGTAAAGATAGTTGATCGTTCTATTGTACTGCCTCTCGATGAAGTTTCCATAGTTATGACGAAGTCGTTTTCCGCTATTCTTCTAGCTTTACAGTTACTTGTTGACTATTATTCCAATGGGAATTTCGAGTATTACGATGAATTAGTCCGTTTGATACCGGACATAATTGAGAAAAGTTTTGAAATGATTGAGAATGACCAGCTGTGTTCTTACAAACGTTTCATCTTTCTTGGTATAGGTTCCTTTGAGGGGATTGCCAGAGAAGGTGCTTTGAAACTGGAAGAGATGTCTCTGAGCACAACAAAGGCTTTCTCAACCTATGAATTCAGGCACGGACCTAAATCGATGGCAGATGAAGAAACACTCGTCACGATTTTCGGAGATATCACAACAGAAGAAAGAAAACTCGCGGATGAGTTAAGATCTTACGGATCAAAGATAATTTATGTTGGTTCAGGTGAACCTGATATCTATACGGGTGGAGAAATGGGACTATTCCTGTCTCCTATTTTCTCACAGATATTGGGGTTAAAAATTGCTGAAGCAAAGGGCTTGAACGTTGAAGCTCCAAGGAATCTTACAAAGGTTGTACGCTTTGTGCACAACGCGTGA